Proteins from one Setaria italica strain Yugu1 chromosome V, Setaria_italica_v2.0, whole genome shotgun sequence genomic window:
- the LOC101765155 gene encoding calvin cycle protein CP12-2, chloroplastic: protein MASTVASLSTTATFAAAADVLPMRRKAAAGRVWFPAAARRGFAVRSSGPATPPGISDQVSESIKKAEQTCEGEEGSGECAAAWDEVEELSAAASHARDKLKEDNDPLEKYCKENPETDECRTYDN from the coding sequence ATGGCGTCGACGGTGGCGAGCCTTTCTACCACGGCGACcttcgcggccgccgccgacgtgctCCCGATGAGGAGGAAGGCCGCCGCGGGGCGCGTCTGGTtcccggccgcggcgcgccgcggctTCGCGGTGAGGTCGAGCgggccggccacgccgccggggATCTCCGACCAGGTGTCGGAGAGCATCAAGAAGGCGGAGCAGACGTGCGAGGGCGAGGAGGGCTCGGGCGAGtgcgcggcggcgtgggacgaggtggaggagctcaGCGCCGCGGCGAGCCACGCCCGGGACAAGCTCAAGGAGGACAACGACCCGCTCGAGAAGTACTGCAAGGAGAACCCGGAGACCGACGAGTGCCGCACCTACGACAACTGA